A segment of the Streptococcus dysgalactiae subsp. dysgalactiae genome:
TACCGCTTACGTTACCTTAATGACATGATGACAAACGCTAAATTAAAAAGCGATAGCATTCGAGACATGGTTTATGATGTTTCTAAAAAACAAAAAGACCATATTTGAAATGTCCAAGAAGCCTTAGACAGCCAAATTACGTTTGGACAACGCTTAGCTGATCAGGTGGCTCATTTTGGAGGAACGTGGACCTTTATTATCTCCTTTGTTATTTTTATGGCCATGTGGATGCTCTTTAATGAAATTAGTCCCTTTGGTTTGGCGTTTGATCATTACCCCTTTATTTTACTCAATCTTGCTTTATCCACCCTTGCGGCTATTCAAGCTCCGCTTATTATGATGAGTCAGAATCGGACTTCTGAATATGATCGTTTACAAGCTAAAAATGACTATGACATCAATAAAGCATTTGAAGAAGGCATTCGCTTATTGCACACCAAGCTTGATCATTTGGTATTACAAGATCAGTCTGATTTGATGCAGATTCAAAAGCTACAAACAGATATTCTCATTTCAATTACCAAACAATTAGCTCGGCAATTTCGTGAAGACGTTACCTCTTCAGAAGAGAACCCTTAGCCATGTGTAGACCAACAAAAATAGCTTTATCAAACAAGATAGAATACTCCTTGTCGTTTTAAACGTTTTGGGAGGTCACCTTATGTGGTATAATAAAAGGTAATCGTGCCAATAAAGAAAGGGAAAATGCAGATGCCAGATACACACATTAATTTGGTCATTGTGACAGGAATGAGTGGTGCAGGGAAAACCGTTGCCATTCAGTCATTTGAAGACCTTGGTTATTTTACCATTGACAACATGCCACCAGCCCTAGTTCCGAAATTTTTAGAGTTAATCGAACAAACCAATGAAGATCGCAGGGTAGCTCTGGTTGTGGACATGAGAAGTCGTCTCTTTTTTAAAGAAATCACCTCTGTCTTAGATAGTATAGAAACTAATGAGCATATTGACTGCCGTATTCTGTTTTTAGATGCGACAGATGGGGAACTGGTTTCTCGCTATAAAGAAACCAGACGAAGCCATCCACTCGCATCCGATGGCCGTTTGCTTGATGGCATCCGTTTGGAAAGAGAACTCTTATCTCCTTTGAAAAGTATGAGCCAAAATGTGGTCCACACTACAGAATTAACGCCTAGACAGCTGCGTAAAGTTATTTCAGATCAGTTCGCAGGAGATTCTAATCAAGCTTCTTTCCGGATTGAAGTCATGAGCTTTGGGTTTAAATATGGTTTACCTTTAGACGCAGACTTGGTCTTTGATGTTCGCTTTTTACCCAATCCCTATTACCAAGTCAGTTTGCGAGAAAAAACAGGTCTAGATCAAGAGGTTTATGACTATGTCATGGCTCACCCCGAATCAGAAGAGTTTTACAAG
Coding sequences within it:
- the rapZ gene encoding RNase adapter RapZ; translation: MPDTHINLVIVTGMSGAGKTVAIQSFEDLGYFTIDNMPPALVPKFLELIEQTNEDRRVALVVDMRSRLFFKEITSVLDSIETNEHIDCRILFLDATDGELVSRYKETRRSHPLASDGRLLDGIRLERELLSPLKSMSQNVVHTTELTPRQLRKVISDQFAGDSNQASFRIEVMSFGFKYGLPLDADLVFDVRFLPNPYYQVSLREKTGLDQEVYDYVMAHPESEEFYKHLLNLIVPILPAYQKEGKSVLTVAIGCTGGQHRSVAFAHRLAESLAKDWSVNESHRDKNRRKETVNRS